GATTAGACCGGGAACAGACCATGCGTTGGCACTCGCAATTATGCATACGTTACTCGATGAAGATGATCCAAAAACAAACCCGCTTATTGACTGGGAATTTTTAAACAGTTGTACGGTTGGTTTTGATGAAAATCATATGCCAGAAGGTGCGGACCCTAAAGATAACTTTAAAGATTATTTACTTGGCACGTATGATCATGAACCGAAAACAGCTGAATGGGCATCCGAAATTTGTGGATTATCACCTAACTTGATTCGTCAACTTGCTCGTCAAATAGGCGGAACAAAACGTGTTGCTCTATTAACTGGTTGGGCAGCTGCAAGGATTAATGATGGGGAAGGCTGGGTCCAAGCTTTTTCTACGCTTGGATTTATGACAGGTCATATGGGACGTCCTGGAAGAATGACTGGGGTAAGTGTCCACCGAGCAGCAGGAAATGGCGGTCCTTGGTTAATTGAACAAGGAAGTAAAGGATATCCGGCGCCAAAAGAAAACGCGGTAACGAATTTAATTAACCATAATGAAGTATTTTCGGCGATATTGGATGGTAAATTTCATCAAAAAGGTGAAGGGGAACGCAAAGCCAATCTCCAGTTTATTTATCATCAGTACAATGCAACATTACAAACGCGTACTTCCATAAACCAAGGGATTAAGGCGCACCGTGAAGTTGAATTCGTCGTAACGAATGCTTATAACTTAACGACGAATGCACAGTACTCGGATATTGTGTTACCTGTAACATCCATGTGGGAAAGAGAAGGCGGACTTTTAGGTGGTAACCGAGAAATGATTATCGTCCACAGTAATATCGTTGACCCGTTATATGAAGCGAAAAGTGATATTTGGATCGCGAAAGAACTGATGAAAAGGCTTGGAAAAAATCCGAATACTTTATATCCCTTTAGTGAAAAGCAAGCATTCTTTAATGAACTAGCGACAACGAATGTCATTATGGAAAATGGCGTAGATTTTGAGCCGTTAGTAGGAATTACAGCGGAAGATATTAAAGCGTGGGGCGTGGAAGGTAAACCGCAAAAGGGAAGAGTTCCTATAGCGGAATTAATTGAAAGAGGCGTCTACCAAGTTGCACGCAGACCAGGAGATAATTTCGGGCATATTGCGTATGAAGACTTTGTCAATGATCCAGAGAATAATCCGGTAGATACACCAAGCGGTAAGTTTGAAATTTATTGTGAAACAATTCACGAGGAGTCGAAAAAAGGTTGGTCGGATATTCCGCCAATTCCAAAGTATATCCCTAAAGAATTAGGGTATGAGGATACATTTGGAGATTGGAAAAACAAAGATAAAGGAAAATATCCGTTTCAATTGTATAACCCGCATTATTTAAGGCGATCACATACTGTTTTTGATAATATTCCTTGGTTGCGTGAAATGATGCCAAGCCCATTATTTATGAATGCGACAGATGCGAAAGAACGCGGCATAAAGGATGGCGATACGGTGATTATTTATAATGATCACGGAAAAACACTACGACCAGCAAGAGTCACACAAACAATGACGCCAGGTGTACTTGCTTTACCACATGGTGCATGGCCGAGATTTGATAAAGATGAAAAAATTGATAAAGCTGGTGCAGATAATATATTACAAGCGCCAATCTCTACAGGTTTAGGAACATCAGGTTGGAATACAGTCATCTGTGATGTAAAAAAGTATACGGGCAAGCCATTAACTGAGGATAAAGATTGGGAACAGCTAATTGTATTTCCGGAAGGATAGGTGTCATACATGACTCAAATAGGTTTTTTTATAGACGTAACAAAATGTATAGGTTGTAAAACATGCGTCGTCGCTTGTAAAGATAAAAATAATTTAGAAGTAGGTAGGAATTTCCGCAGAGTTTATTCTTTTGAAGAAGGAGTGTTCCCCAATCCATCACTGAGCCATGTATCTCTTTCATGTAATCATTGTGATGTGCCTACGTGTATCCCAAATTGTCCGACGACGGCGATTTTTAAGCGGGCCGAAGATGGTGCAGTTTTAATTGATCATGACAAGTGTGTTGGCTGCAGATATTGTGAGTGGAATTGTCCTTATGAGGCTCCGCAATTTAATGAACAGTTAGGGAAGATGACAAAGTGTGATACGTGCTTCGACTTACGCGATGCGGGTGAAGAGCCGGTCTGTGTAACATCATGTCCGCTGAGAGCAATTGAGTTTGGACCTATCACAGAATTAAGAAAAAAGTACGGTACGGTGAGTGAGATTAAAGGAATGCCAAGTGCGTCCATCACACAACCAAACCTCGTGATGAAAATAAAATAAAGAGGAGGATATCAATGGATGAATGGGCATTATTCATATTTACATTAGCTGTACAAGCATCGATTGGCGGTATGGTTGTGTTGTATCTATTCAACCTAATAAGTTCCAAGCTAACAGAAGACGAGGCCTATCATTTATTTAGAATGCCTTTAATCGTTATTTCCGTCCTTTCGTTATTAGGGTTAGTTGCATCGTTCACTCATTTAGGCGCACCGATAAATGCGTTCAATACGATACGAAATATCGGCTCTTCATGGATGAGTAGAGAAATCGTATTAACGGGTGCATTTATTGGGTTAACTTGTTTAACGGCTGGTTTAACGATTGTGCAGAAAAAAGTGACGCCTTGGCTTATGCTTGTGACCGCGATTGTAGGCTTAGTAGATGTGTACGCCATGGGGGCACTTTATGCAACTACTTTAGTGAGCGGTTGGAATTCGATTAATACGTATACGTCCTTTTTTGGAACCACATTAATTTTAGGGGCAGTATTGGCTGTTTCTTTAGTAGCGCCTAAACTTTCAAATGGGACAGGTGGCATAAATGCGAAAGATCTTATAAGAAGTGCATTTGCTGTTGCGATATTCGGGTTTGCGATTCAAGTAGTAGGTTCCGCCATGTTCTTTACAGCCGGCCATGAGGTAACAATGATTAGTGCGGTATCAGCCACAACGATTTTAGCAAACTATAAAGGAATGATTGCTTTTGGTTGGATTGCTTCTATTATCGGTATGTTTTTATTCGGTTATTTGGCAGTTTCTAAGTCGAGAAAGACATTTGTCAGTTTAACATTTGCTTCATTGGCAATATTTATCATCGCGCAAGGGTTAAGTCGCTATGTGTTTTATGTCATGCCGGGTTAATCAATAAACTAGGAAAGAAGGGGGAAATGAAATGAGTTTATTACAACATTGGTTGGAAAGTTTGGATTATGACTATCAAATTTTACCAACTTGTACGCATGTTCAAAGCCCCCGTTCTAGTTGTCGGGAATGTATCGACCATTGTCCTGAACAAGCGATCTTTTTTAAGGACGGAAAACCATTCATTGATACGGTGAAATGTACGCAATGCAGTCATTGTATCGTCGCTTGTCCGGTACAAGCCGTTGAAGGGTTTCTTCCCAAACGGACGGTTGAGAATAACCGGTTAATCGTATCCAATAAGGACGTTATCTCCTTGAAAGAATTACTCGTTTATTATCAAAAACAAGTAACTACCATTGTTTTTAAAGACGAGGATGCTTCAGCTGAATGGCAAGAAATGATAAAAAGTGCGAATGAATCGTTATGTGAACTTGGGGAAGCTGCTTTTACGATTCAATTTGATAAAGCGGTGGAAGAAACTGAACAAACGATGACGCGAAAAGAGTTGTTTTCGTTTTGGAAAAAAGATGTGAAAAACATTGCAAAAGAAATGGCCCCTGCGAAATGGCGTTTCAATCAAGAAAGTCTCAATTTAATTAAGTACTATCCTGACCATCAGTTTATTGACTTTTCTTTAAATACAAGTGCATGTACGTTATGTAAAGCGTGTGAAATTTTATGCCCCAAAGCATGCATTCATCTGACTGACACACATTTTACTGTTGCGCCTGAACAATGTTCAAATTGTTCACTTTGTGAAGATATTTGTCCGGAACAAGCAATATCAATTACAAGTAAAATTTCACCTGTTACGCAAGTGAATTATTGGATTCGGGAAAACGCATGTGTTAGTTGTGAGGAGAATTTTAAAACATTAGATGAAGATGAACATATGTGTCACGCTTGTCGAAAGAAAAAAGAGTTTTTGTTTATGCAATAGGAATGAATTTTAAATTATAACAATTAGGAGGCACTCATTATGAATTTAGCAGGCATCGGTGTACCGGGTTTAATTATTATTCTTGTAATCGTATTGATTTTATTTGGTCCAAAGAAATTGCCGGAGATTGGATCGGCCGTTGGAAAGACGCTTTCAGAGTTTAAGAAATCAGCCAAGGATGTTATCAGTGATGATGAAGAAACACCAAAAGCAACGAAGGAAAAGGGTCAATAATAAGTAGGTGATTGTATGTGTCCAACAGGAGAACC
This window of the Sporosarcina ureilytica genome carries:
- a CDS encoding molybdopterin-dependent oxidoreductase, which encodes MFNLKEKIESIKMTRRAFLGWSAAVTASASIPFSRGLTKKVQGQAVGEANDDEEGTWKSAACWHNCGGRCVNKVLVKDGVVIRQKTDDTHLDSPDFPQQRGCLRGRSQRQQVFGADRLKYPMKRKNWKPGGGKKELRGKDQWVRISWDEALDIVSSEIKRVKVNYGNEAIWATGDGEMDKVLFENGGCTKDYGTTSWGAWMWASTMMGVAEGYYEVGMNDRLDLRNSQLIVLWGLNPAWSSPGSPTYNYLQAKKAGAKFISIDPMYTDSAEVFDAEWFPIRPGTDHALALAIMHTLLDEDDPKTNPLIDWEFLNSCTVGFDENHMPEGADPKDNFKDYLLGTYDHEPKTAEWASEICGLSPNLIRQLARQIGGTKRVALLTGWAAARINDGEGWVQAFSTLGFMTGHMGRPGRMTGVSVHRAAGNGGPWLIEQGSKGYPAPKENAVTNLINHNEVFSAILDGKFHQKGEGERKANLQFIYHQYNATLQTRTSINQGIKAHREVEFVVTNAYNLTTNAQYSDIVLPVTSMWEREGGLLGGNREMIIVHSNIVDPLYEAKSDIWIAKELMKRLGKNPNTLYPFSEKQAFFNELATTNVIMENGVDFEPLVGITAEDIKAWGVEGKPQKGRVPIAELIERGVYQVARRPGDNFGHIAYEDFVNDPENNPVDTPSGKFEIYCETIHEESKKGWSDIPPIPKYIPKELGYEDTFGDWKNKDKGKYPFQLYNPHYLRRSHTVFDNIPWLREMMPSPLFMNATDAKERGIKDGDTVIIYNDHGKTLRPARVTQTMTPGVLALPHGAWPRFDKDEKIDKAGADNILQAPISTGLGTSGWNTVICDVKKYTGKPLTEDKDWEQLIVFPEG
- a CDS encoding dimethyl sulfoxide reductase anchor subunit family protein, with amino-acid sequence MDEWALFIFTLAVQASIGGMVVLYLFNLISSKLTEDEAYHLFRMPLIVISVLSLLGLVASFTHLGAPINAFNTIRNIGSSWMSREIVLTGAFIGLTCLTAGLTIVQKKVTPWLMLVTAIVGLVDVYAMGALYATTLVSGWNSINTYTSFFGTTLILGAVLAVSLVAPKLSNGTGGINAKDLIRSAFAVAIFGFAIQVVGSAMFFTAGHEVTMISAVSATTILANYKGMIAFGWIASIIGMFLFGYLAVSKSRKTFVSLTFASLAIFIIAQGLSRYVFYVMPG
- the tatA gene encoding twin-arginine translocase TatA/TatE family subunit yields the protein MNLAGIGVPGLIIILVIVLILFGPKKLPEIGSAVGKTLSEFKKSAKDVISDDEETPKATKEKGQ
- a CDS encoding 4Fe-4S dicluster domain-containing protein, with translation MSLLQHWLESLDYDYQILPTCTHVQSPRSSCRECIDHCPEQAIFFKDGKPFIDTVKCTQCSHCIVACPVQAVEGFLPKRTVENNRLIVSNKDVISLKELLVYYQKQVTTIVFKDEDASAEWQEMIKSANESLCELGEAAFTIQFDKAVEETEQTMTRKELFSFWKKDVKNIAKEMAPAKWRFNQESLNLIKYYPDHQFIDFSLNTSACTLCKACEILCPKACIHLTDTHFTVAPEQCSNCSLCEDICPEQAISITSKISPVTQVNYWIRENACVSCEENFKTLDEDEHMCHACRKKKEFLFMQ
- a CDS encoding DMSO/selenate family reductase complex B subunit, which produces MTQIGFFIDVTKCIGCKTCVVACKDKNNLEVGRNFRRVYSFEEGVFPNPSLSHVSLSCNHCDVPTCIPNCPTTAIFKRAEDGAVLIDHDKCVGCRYCEWNCPYEAPQFNEQLGKMTKCDTCFDLRDAGEEPVCVTSCPLRAIEFGPITELRKKYGTVSEIKGMPSASITQPNLVMKIK